The Acinonyx jubatus isolate Ajub_Pintada_27869175 chromosome F2, VMU_Ajub_asm_v1.0, whole genome shotgun sequence DNA window ctcctactGCAATAGTTTTGACTTCATTTGTAATAGTCTGGAATAAAGTCTTCTTCAGTGGTTTTAATAAGAGTCAGGGACAAATTCTCTTTGACACCTCTaagcagagagggcagaggatgTGGAAGATTCCAGACTgaaagtggaggaggaacagcaGTGAGGAAAGGGAGGGGTCCCGGGCCTCTGAGCCGGGGGAAAGCGGAAGGCCTCTCAACCCCTATAGGGCTGATGGATGAGAGCCTTGCCACAGATATGCTGAGGCAGGGTCCAGACAGGCCTGGTTTGCGAAGGATCTTTACCGCATTCTGAGAAAGGATCTTTACCACATTCTACCCTATAATTCACAGGATAGAAACAAGTCTTTGAATCAGCCAGACTCGACATCCACTCCTGTCTCTTCTTGCATGTCTAATTGAGAATGTTCCTTAACCTTTCTCCTCCCTCAGTTTTTgcctctgtaaagtgggaataataatagtatctactccATAGGAGTGTTGTGaggataattaaaataatatatggaaattatGCTGCACAGTGCAGGGCACAAATCTTTATTTAGGTATTGGTGCAGTACTTACTCTTGTCTTCATATGGCACACATAGGACCTAGCTGACTCTGCAAGAAATGAGCAAGGATCGCGGGTTGGTTGGCCTGAAAAATAACTTCCTCAGTGAGTACCATGTTGGACATGTAGAGAAAGAAAATCGTGACATCCTCTTCCACTCTGCAGGGCTTGGTGGGACACAGTGGTGGCTGGCTCCATTGGCTTCTCAGGGACACTTCTGGCCCTAGAATTGTGTGCTTACTTCATCACAGTGCTGTGAACAGAGTCTATGCTGAGCCATTTCCTGGCCTACTTGGCAACTTCAAATACAAAGGTACCTTGTGGATGAGTCCAGTAGCTGCAAAGCTTAGAGACAAAGTTGGCTGATCCAACTGAACTTGAATCAGAATGGACATGGGATCTTATCATGACTAAATTGGCTAGATGGTATCTCTGGTCATCTGTAGCCAGAGAATCGCGGCTTTTCCGCTCTCATAACCTCCATCGGCAGGGTAAGTCCCCAGTCCTGTAGGTGTGAAAGGGTCATAGAGGTGGAGGGTCACGACATTCTAAGGGCTGTAGCTGTAAGGGCTCTAGCGACTAACTCAAGGCTCTTCTTTACCTGATGGAGAGTTGAGCCCCAGAAGATTAACTGACTTGTAGAAGTTAGAGGCAGAACTGAGTCTAGAATACAgttgtctttcttctcctttgtcatTCCACTTAGAACTCTTGCAGAATATAGCTGATAGAATTTAAATCTGAGGATATTCACTTTCTTCTTGGGAGTTCATTACAATTACTTCTATCAAATAGGTTGTGATATTACTATTGTTTCcatgtgtcatttttttaaatacatgttcaAAAGATCCCCAGTTTGTAACAGCTGAAGTTACAGGAATAATTTCAATTTCTGTAATTTCTAGGCTAATGTACAATTGCACCACCTACAAAATTAACTTTGAGGCTGTTTTGTTGGGTGATGGGTAAGAGTGGAGGAGTGGAAGGGATGGAATGGGCTCATAAATGCCTTCTCTGATGCTTGATTTGAttgttaatgttttcaaagtgtaTGTAATAATTTGGAAATAATAGGTATTCAGTGAACgattctttcattcaacacttattgctgttccctctgtgccaggcactgcataAGATCTAGCCACTCAAGTCATAAAAATCGTCACCATCCATGCCATCAAGGGCTCACAAGCAAGGCTGCAGTTACTGGAATTTGTTATGGGACATTGGTTATTCAATCTGCAATCATTTATTTCCACTGCTCTATATTTTGGCTTAAAGCCTATGTTTCCCTCAGTGCCAAATTACTAgcagtttttcaaatatttgggatGAAGGCCCCTTAACAGTATTGAATAAAGCTCCTTTTATTTAAGCAAAAGAGTGTAGTTCCTCAGAGATGGTAATTGGTCTGATAGCTGATGATTAATTCCATGAGCAAATGAATTCGCCTGCAGTTTTGAGCGCATAATGATAAATTAGTATCTGCAAAGTGCTTTCATCCACATTAGAGGTAAATGTAAAACTTGGTTGGTTTGCAAAGCAATAGAATTTGAAATGCCTGTGATTATCTTCAAAATCAACCTGAAAGTGCATGTGAATATAAAAGCAAAGTTGGAAAGAGAAGAGGTGACAGAATCCGTTTAAGATGAGTAAATTGCTATCTGTTTTGATAAAGTAATTGGCCAGAAAATTAAATGCACTGCATAGAACAAAGCTGTTTTCAGTAAGCTGGTACAGCcaaatgccatttttattcagTAAGCACAGGAATATAAGGAACATAGGTGGGGGGAAAATTACTGGAAGAATAAACTCCGCAAAAAGAAATAAGGCTATTTAAAGCACAGATTGAGATTTGCATTTGAATCTCTGGTATTGAGTATGCAACTTAAAGAATTACCTTTTCCCTGCATACTCCCAGGGCACATTTCCATTTGCTGGCATCCTTTCCTGGGAGAAGTTCTAATAAAGTGGAAGAGCACCAAATTACGATTCAAGTAAGACGACCTGGGTTCTCATCCTCACTCTAGAACTTAAACAACCAGTTGGCTAGCCTGatcttcaattttctcatttgtaaaatgaggggttGGATTAAATCATTCTCTGATATTCTTTCCAGATGTAAAATCATAATTCTAAGTTTAGCACTTtctcaacatttctttctttttaaaaaaaatttttttaatgttttatttttgagagacagagcacaggcaggggaggagtagagagagagggagacacagactccaaagcaggctccaggctctgcgctgtcagcacagagcctgacgcggggctcgaactcacagaccatgagatcatgacctgagctgaagtcagacacttaaccaactgagccactcaggtaccccatcAACATTTCTTAAATGAGAGTTATAAATTTGATAGAACTCTTAGATGGACATAGACATTTACACAGATAATTCAAGTTCAAGGTCACCAACCTTTGAAATCCTAGCTGACTTCCTGGCCTTTCTGAGAGATAATTACTTTACACATTAACATATATCCCACGTTAAAATTCTGTTTCCAGTGCAGAAATTGCAAGAGCTGAGGGTCAGGTGGGAGGAAACTGTGGTTCTAACACCACCCCCACCGGACATATTTACCTAATCAGTGGTTATCTATTAAAGCGCTACTGTGGATGAGATAGGGCATGTGCCTTGCTCGGACTGAGAGCTCACAGTCAAGTAACCTGAAGAAGACCCTGTCTTGTGATATGATTTCCTCCTTCTTATGAGAAGTTATAAACAGgactaagtttcttttttttatttcctccacttggtttggtggttgttgttgcagaataataaaaacaaaggttgtggggaagaaagaaaatggtagaagGCGATCCTAAAGTTCTTCAATGAAATTTTGGTGAAATACATTTGAAGGGGTTAGATTTAATTCCCATCCATTTCAACTACaatctgtgtggccttgggaaattacttaactttctttattcttaattttcttacctataaaaggGGGATAGTATCATATTAGTCAATGAGTATTGTgagaaggtttttttaaataaattttcttgcATACAATAAGTGTATAATAAATGGTAACTGTTGTTATAAAGACTGTTGTTTTAATAGTTCTCTTTCCACCAACTAATTATTTTCATATCACTTACCTACATTCCAAAGAAGAATCTGGAGAGGActtcaaaagtaataaatacaatTAAGCTGTAAAGAGCAAGGGAATTGGATGAGGGGATATAAAGATAGATAAAAAGATGATACAGAGCACcaacttaaataattttaagaatcatCAATTCAGAGGATAACAGATTTGGCTTTTCTTCCCAATAGATATGACATCAAGGCTCTTATTGGGACAGGCAATTTCAGCAAGGTTCTCAGGGTGGAGCAGAAGACCACCAAGAAACCTTTTGCAATAAAAGTGATGGAAACCAGAGTGAGAGAAGGCCGAGAAGCATGTGAATCAGAGCTCACCATCCTGAGGCGGGTTAGCCACCGTTATATTGTTCAGCTCGTGGAGATCTTTGAGGCTCAGGATCGAGTTTACATGGTGATGGAGTTGGCTACGGGAGGAGAGCTCTTTGACCGACTCATTACTCAGGGATCCTTTACAGAGCAGGACGCTGTCAGAATTCTCCAGATGGTTGCAGATGGCATCCGGTATCTGCATGCATTGCGAATAACCCACAGGGACCTAAAGCCTGAAAATCTCTTATATTATCATCCAGGTGCCGAGTCGAAAATTTTAATCACAGATTTTGGTTTGGCACACTCTGGGAACAAAAGTGGAGACTGGACAATGAGGACACTCTGTGGGACCCCAGAGTACTTAGCCCCCGAGATTTTGCTAAGGAAACCTTATACTAGTGCcgtggacatgtgggctcttggTGTAATCACCTATGTTTTACTTAGTGGAGTCCTGCCTTTCGATGATGAAAACCATACAAGACTTTACAGGAAGATTCTGAAAGGCAAATATAATTATACAGGAGaggtaagaaataattttaattcttattaattCAGCTTAGTGcaatttctcaacctcagcactattaaCATTTAGAGCTGGATGATTCTTTACAGGGGGGTAGCGTAGGGGATGGGAGTGGGGCTTTCTTGTGCATTGCAGAATATTTAGAAGCATCCTTGGCCTTCACTCCACCCTCTATACACTACTGGTAGATATTAATATCTAGTAAATACACTAGATTCAACACTTTCCCCAAATTGTGACAACAAAaattgtctccagacattgttaAATGTCCCCTCTGGGGCAAAACCACCTCTGGATGAGAGCCATTGATCTGAAAGTGGCAAGGGCCTCGATTACTGAGTTGTCTGTGGTCAGTACATGACATTAATAATTAAGTAGACAAGTTAGTTTGTGTGTAGGTTTTCTTCCATCAGCTGAGTAGACTAATGTGTACCAGAAGCTCAGCGTGATGCTTGGGTGTTTGGTGAGAGATTCTCTGCCTTGAATCTAGATAATCCAAGCCTTTTTTGTAATATAATGTTTCCTCAGTGAAACGTTTAGCCTTACAGCTTATGTAAAGTATTTATCCATTGTTTAAACTTGGAGCTCCCAGTGTTCGTGAAAGTGTTCACTTCTTATTGTTTTGAGTAGAGAAGGAAAGTTGTCAATGCTTGTGTGTAGGATGCCTGACAAAAAGGGAAATTCATTTCATGTTCAGCAAGTGACCAAATACATTATCTTTTTAAGTATGAAAGGGTTCTTTGtctcataaagaaaaatattggtagTTTGATTATATCTACTTAAGGTATAGTATCTGTGTGTATAACATCTTACACAAAATcaaaagctaaagaagaaatttaaatataatattttctgtACTTTGACAGAGCTTTAATATCTTACTGTAGACGTATGCATTGTAAAAAACTCATCGAAATTGGTAATTGAGAACTAAGACTTACATAGAAAGGTAGGAAAGGATGGGGGGAATTCACACACAGTTCAGTACCATTGAttattaaaagtttgaaaaatgttCACCCTCACTAATATcccaaaaatgcaaatgaaaacaaagtctttaaaaaaatttttttaaatcaataaagattaaaaaaaaaccttcaactTGATTCATTGCTAAGATTATTAAGAGATCAACCATCTCATTCGCTGCTGGTGGAGGGAAAATTTTACAGATTTCTTGGAAAGTAGATTGAAAATATGCATCtggaacttttaaaagtttatatattttgatctgGTAATTCCACTTCTAACAATCTAAGGAAATAATCCCGGATGCAGCAAAGGTTTCAGTATAAAGATGGTCATCGGAGCTATAGTTACAAAAGTggataattggaaaaaaaaccctaaaaaaatgtttgcatattATGAGACATCCATATGATAGAGTATGATAGTTTCTAAATTATGTATGCTTAAAAATTGTACAGATATTGGAAAAATGTGCACAGTATACTaccaagtgaaaataaaaatgcaaaatacaaacTATGTATAGAGTATAATCACAATCATGTGGGAAAATGTATGCATAGGAAAAAGgcttaaaagaaatacagtaaaatgttaaCAGAGCTCATTTCCTGGTTTGGGGATTATggatcattttggtttttttctttataatttgaatatctttgtgtttctgttgttcttttgtttataaaGGATATGTCTTTCTGTTTTGGCTATGGCTCCGTGACTCTTCTGTTCTATGTACTGTTGGGTGGAGTTGCCATCATTGTGGCCTGACTGCGACATTATATCTATGATGGTTCTTCTAATGTCTGACATCTTGATGGGGATGGCTGGAAATTTGGGGTCATCTAGGTCACCGGAACCCTTATTCCCCCCTCCACTCTCTATGCTTCATAGGGCCTTCTCTTCTTGGGGGCTTCTCCATGGAGTCTCTCCAGCAGAATAGTCAGACTTTTTACAGGTTAGTTTAGGCTTTCCAAAAAGGAGTATTCAAGAGGGAGACAGTGGAAATTGCCAGTCCTCTTGAAGGCTGAGCTTGGAAATGGCACCACATTACTTCTGCCTCATCCTATTGTGAGTTCTGTGGGCCTTAGGCTAACCCAGATTCAATGTGGAGGGAGACTGCACACAGTATGACTATTGGGAGTGTGGTTTATTAGGCCATGTTCGGACTAGATATCACCGTTGCTTTTTTAATGTGTGAgaataataagcaaatattttttaagaagtccTTTTATCAGGTTTAATTCAGAGGGTTTCTAGGGTTGGGTTCCCCTAAAGGCCAAGAAACCCGAGAAGAAGATTCAGGTTCAAGTGACTTATTAAGGGTAGACTCCCAGGAGATAGGTAAGGGAGTCTGGAAATCAGGACGAGGAAGGTGAAGAGGCCAAGGCCATAAAGGTCAGCCTCATTTTGCAGGGAAGAATTCTTCAGCATTCTTTCAACCTGAGGTAGGAGAGCTGGGCTTTCACATCTACCCCTCTCTGCTAGTCaatgggggtgatggtggtggggagcTGGTGgtaaatttttatattctctgggGATCAAAGGCAAGTAGCTCCAAGTGCCCCAGGGTGGTCACTGAAAAAAGCAAGGTATTGGGTTTTAGAAGTAAAGCACTTCAGatgtacttgggtggctcagtcagttaagcatccgacttcggctcaggtcctgatctcaccgtttgtgagttcaggcccctcgttgggctctgtgctgacagctcagagcctggagcctgcttcagattctgtgattccttctctctctacccttcccccactcacactctttctttttctcaaaaataagtaaacattaaaaacaaaagaagcaaagcaCTCCAAAGGAAGGGGGTGTGGGTACATACAGAAAAGAGGGGCTCAAGCTCCGTTTGGAGCACTGACATTATCTCCATGGTGCATGCTCTATTTCTTGAGGAAATACCTGTTGGTAGCCCCAGATAACATACAACACAGAGTAAGATTGTGGCTGCTTGCAAAATGTTAGTGGATTTATAttcccttggttttcttttccgtGTTTGTTAGGCACCCGTGTCCAtcatattaacattttcttacaATATTACCAAGTGTCTTAGTCATTTCaatctgctataacaaaataccacagactggatggcttaaacaatagaaacttatttctcacagctctagGAGCTGAGAAGTTCAAGAGCAAGATTCAAACAAGGTAGGTTTCATTATGAagcctcttctcttggcttgtagGCAGCTGCCATATGGTGTactcacatgacctcttctttgtgtgtgtggagagagagagatggggatagggagagggagggggggcaaCTCTGCGGTGTCTCTTCTTAAAAGGCcactaatcctatcagatcagggccccacccttatgacctcatttaattacTTCCTTGGAGACCTCGTCTCTAAATACAGTGATACAAGAGGCTAGGGCTTCAACACGTGAATTTTGGAGAAacgcaaacattcagtccatgacaTCTAGGAAACACATGTTGATAGACGTAGAAAGGCATATCATCACATTTTCTCTGTCATCATATCATTGTATACCTACCACTTACAACAAGCCTAGTAATTTCTAAATGCACcgattttatttaaataccaggGTGACCATTGATTCTGGAAGAATAGGTATGGTAGACAGAATTCTAGCCCTCCAAAGGTGTCCCTATTCTAATATCCAGAATCTGTAGGTGTAttatcttacatggcaaaagagaatttgcagatgtgactaaattaaagaccttgagatggggatattatcctggattatctcgGTGAACCCAATGTGATCACCAGGGTCCTTACAGTAGGAAGGCAGGATGGTCAAAGATGGACGAGATTTGATGAAAGGAACATAGATTGGAGTGATGTGCTTTGGAAATTGAGGAAGGGGTCATGAACCAAGGAATATGGACAGTCTCTGGAAACCGAAAAAGGCCAGGAAAGAATTCTCTCCTGAAACCTCTAGAAGGAACACAGCTTTGCTGACCATTTTAGCTTGTAAAACCCATGTTAACctgcagaactgtaagataataaatgtgtgttgttttttcaAGTCCCTTTGTCTATAACTAAAATTCCATGTATGACACATAGTGtgaatcatttcttttctctagaagTCCGGTGGAGAAGTGCAATAAATAGGACAAAACTTCCAAAGATTTAAGTGCTGTATCTCTTATAATGAAGAGGAGTgatgtgtttaatatatatatagcaaggttgcctacatggctcagttagttaagtgtccaactcttgattttggctcaggtcatgatgtcatggttcttgggttcaagccttgcatcagtctctgcactgatagtgcttaagattctctctctccctctgtcttccccctctcaaaataaataaaataaaacttaaaaaatatgtgtatatatatatatatatatatagcaaatattttgCTAGATATTTGGCAGATATATACTCTGACTCCACCCATGTATAAGCAAAAAACTAGCTCCGATATTAATGTTTAATTCTTCTTGATTTTGGTGTGAAATATATTCCTTTTCATGAAACTTTGATGACCATTCCACCTGTgttattctttcccttctctgagtAGTGTTTAGGATTATGAgaaatgtcttttgttttgacatttaaTCTATATGTCATCTTTCCAAGACATTGTTGGCTCTTTGAAGGCTGGGATTCTACCATATTTTCCACTTTATACCCAATAAAATATCATGAAGAGTTAAGTATAgagaaacatttaacaaaaaataatcgtttttaaaaattataaagagattCTGATTTATAACAACATGAGTAAATGCATCTTAACTGTAACTGCATTgaacataaaatacaaattttaatttatagcAAGGTGGACTTTAGATAACTAGTACCTTCAGTTGCTGAATTCATTAGATTCATTTTGGAACATTAGTGTTGTTTGGAAGGGTACATTTACTCTACTCACTGGGCTTTGCAGAGTAGGGGTAGTTCTCCTTTCCAGTCACTTCCTGCAATGTTCAAAGAGCAACCAGGTTGGAAAAATACAGCAcaggtcaaaaagaaaaaaaacaaaaaacaaaaaaacttcttaTCTATTGTGTGAGGGAGGCCTTCACTTACCTACTTTATTACCAGTACCATCATGATGGCTTTCAGCTTGGTGGCAGGGCTCATGCTGGAGATAGTAAGTAAAAGACTCACCCACCATTTCTCCCAGAGATAGTTGGAAAGCATCCTTGTGTGGTCTCCACCCTCCTTGTCAGGCCTTCCTCAGGCCAGGGAATCATGCTCAGCTCCGGGAATACCCATATGAAAATACTCAGTGACCCTGCTCTTTGAAATCAGGTGATCTTGTCTGAGAGACCAAGTATTCTTTTATATCTCTTCAAATTTAAGTGCTCTGATACATGTAGGAGCAAAGGCTCAGAGTCCATGGAAGAAGGGAAGACAGCCTCTTACTACTTAGGATATTTGGGTCAGATTTCACAAAGGAGAGGACATGTGTGCTGTGTCTTAGAGGAAGGGTAGGAGTTTCTGAAAGGGAGATTGGTATGTTCCAAGTAGACAGAACAACATatagaaaagtacataaaaaggAGTATGTTGTatagtaaaaaataagaatttgagaGCATTTGTGTGCAGGTGAATGTATATTTATGTGGGTATTTTGTAAAGCAGTGTAGTGTAGTGGTTAAGGACACAATCCAGAACAATCCTGCCTGGTTCTACTCCCAGCGCTGCCATTTACTAAGCATGTAACTTAGggcatatttcttcatttctctgtatctcagtttcttaatttgtaaaaacagtaataatgatAGTGTTTACCTAAGAAGGTGGTTGTGAAGATCAGATGAGCTAAAAGATGTCAAGTGCTTGGAGTAGTTTAACATATTAGTACATAGTGCTATATTTGTGTTAGCTATTTCTGTTACTATTACTATTAATATGGGAAACAGAGGGACTACAAGTTTGAATTTTGCTTAAATAAGCTACTAGTTACGTATATATCTTACAGTGCACACTGTACTTACCAAGTacaccatttcattttttaaatggaagagtgAGAAAAGTGTGGTGTTAACATTTTAATGCTAATGGTAAATTACACATTCTTGCCAATGAGTTGGGTATCATATATTATTGTGTAATTATATTATAACTATATCACAGCAGTCTTTTTCGGTGTGAAATAAGTTGATAATAAAATGAGTCTTACAACCATGTTAGTTAGCCATCTGACAAAGATAAACATTGgtattaaaaacatgttaaaaaaaatcccacatggATAGTGATAAAAAATGGTCCCCGTATACTTAGATTCACCTATGATTGCCATACTGGTAGGGAAAAAGTTTACTGATGCACTCCCTGAGAGGTAACATATCTGATGGATTTTGGTCACCAGCCAtgaccccaattttttttctgtatcctcatctccatttatttctcttattttttctttgctatatTTCTTTTCCATGCAGGTTATTAAGTAGGAAAAAGTGAAAGGAGAGCAAAAGATTTGGCTCTttaattccttttcattctctttccattATGACTAGAATTTCAATGATGAAATGAACCACAGTTCAGTTAGGTCATAATTCCTGTAATTTGGTTCCCATTCCTGTGGTTTAGTTcttaaaaacttatgttcacaaaAATGTGTTCAACTTTTTAGatgacatttttactttaaaagtagTTTTATGGAAAATACTTTCAATAGTTGTAAAACCTGTCATAATGTACTTCATTTTCTACTTatccctttcttcatctcttctttgaCTTAAATTGGACAGGTATATATATTCTTCCCTTAAACTCAATCACAGTGAGggatacctaggtggctcagttggttgggcgtctgactttggctcaggtcatgatctcagggctcgtggattcaagccccatgtcaggctctgtgctaacagctgagcttggagactgcttcagattttgtgtctccctctctctctgtccctctcgccACTTGTtatccccctctccttctctctctctctctctcaaaaataaataaacattaaaaaaaga harbors:
- the PSKH2 gene encoding serine/threonine-protein kinase H2 gives rise to the protein MGCGVSTKVVPGPPLLPRVKQEGQGCANSRGVGPGPEAAAEAARRMQVARFRARFDPRVLARYDIKALIGTGNFSKVLRVEQKTTKKPFAIKVMETRVREGREACESELTILRRVSHRYIVQLVEIFEAQDRVYMVMELATGGELFDRLITQGSFTEQDAVRILQMVADGIRYLHALRITHRDLKPENLLYYHPGAESKILITDFGLAHSGNKSGDWTMRTLCGTPEYLAPEILLRKPYTSAVDMWALGVITYVLLSGVLPFDDENHTRLYRKILKGKYNYTGEPWPNISHLAKDFIDKLLILEASQRMSAGQALDHPWVITRAAGCSMKNLQRVISRNLMRKASPHSQSPESAQSSKSQSYHKSKQMWSMRNLKVEESSLSAFL